One part of the Vicia villosa cultivar HV-30 ecotype Madison, WI linkage group LG6, Vvil1.0, whole genome shotgun sequence genome encodes these proteins:
- the LOC131610258 gene encoding uncharacterized protein LOC131610258 — protein MMNSSNGNMNPSSSSSGPTQSQGLKTYFKTPEGRYKLQFEKSHPAGLLQFNHGKTVSLVTLAHLKEKPAPSTPTASSSSFSASSGVRSAAARLLGGSNGSRALSFVGGNGSSKSNGVAGRIGSIGTSSSSSSVANPNFDGKGSYLVFNAGDAILISDLNSQDKDPIKSIHFSNSNPVCHAFDQDAKDGHDLLIGLFSGDVYSVSLRQQLQDVGKKIVGAHHYNKDGILNNSRCTCISWVPGGDGAFVVAHADGNLYVYEKNKDGAGDTSFPILKDPTQFSVSHARYSKSNPVARWHICQGSINSISFSADGAYLATVGRDGYLRVFDYAKEHLVCGGKSYYGGLLCCAWSLDGKYILTGGEDDLVQVWSMEDRKVVAWGEGHSSWVSGVAFDSYWTSPNSNDNGETIMYRFGSVGQDTQLLLWDLEMDEIVVPLRRPPGGSPTFGSPTFSAGSQSSHWDNAVPLGTLQPAPSMRDVPKISPLVTHRVHTEPLSSLVFTQESVLTACREGHIKIWTRPGIAESQPSNTETLLATSLKEKPSLSSKISSSSYKQ, from the exons ATGATGAATTCATCGAACGGTAATATGAACCCGTCTTCTTCTTCATCGGGTCCTACACAGTCTCAAGGTCTCAAAACCTATTTCAAAACCCCTGAAGGAAGATATAAACTTCAATTCGAGAAATCTCACCCTGCTGGTCTTCTTCAATTCAATCATGGCAAAACCGTTTCTCTG GTAACATTGGCCCATCTTAAGGAGAAGCCGGCGCCTTCAACTCCGACCGCCTCGTCTTCGAGTTTCAGTGCCAGCAGTGGGGTACGGTCAGCCGCGGCTAGACTGTTAGGAGGAAGTAATGGAAGCCGGGCGCTAAGTTTTGTTGGTGGAAATGGTAGTAGCAAAAGCAATGGAGTGGCTGGTAGGATTGGTTCGATTGGGACCTCGAGTTCAAGTAGCTCTGTGGCTAATCCAAATTTTGATGGGAAAGGGTCATACTTGGTCTTCAATGCCGGGGATGCAATTTTGATAAGTGATTTGAATTCTCAAGACAAG GACCCCATAAAGTCTATCCACTTCAGTAATTCAAATCCCGTGTGCCACGCATTTGATCAGGATGCTAAGGACGGGCATGATTTGCTCATAGGCCTGTTCTCCGGCGATG TCTACTCAGTGTCACTGAGACAGCAATTACAGGATGTTGGTAAAAAGATTGTTGGGGCCCACCATTACAACAAAGACGGCATTCTCAATAACAG TCGTTGTACATGTATTTCTTGGGTGCCCGGAGGTGATGGTGCTTTTGTTGTTGCTCATGCTGATGGGAACTTGTACGTATATGAAAAG AATAAAGATGGTGCCGGCGATACTTCATTCCCAATTCTCAAAGATCCAACTCAGTTTTCTGTTTCTCATGCACGGTACAGTAAG AGTAATCCAGTTGCGAGATGGCATATATGCCAGGGTTCAATTAACAGCATTTCTTTCTCAGCGGATGGGGCATACTTGGCAACTGTTGGACGAGATG GTTACTTGCGTGTGTTTGATTATGCAAAAGAACACCTTGTATGCGGCGGAAAAAGTTATTATGGTGGTTTATTATGTTGTGCTTGGAG CCTGGATGGAAAGTATATTTTGACGGGAGGAGAAGATGATTTAGTTCAAGTTTGGAGCATGGAAGATCGCAAAGTTGTTGCATGGGGTGAGGGACATAGCTCATGG GTCAGTGGAGTGGCTTTTGATTCATATTGGACATCACCAAATTCAAATGACAACGGAGAAACAATTATGTATCGATTTGGTTCAGTTGGTCAG GATACACAACTGCTTCTATGGGACCTGGAAATGGACGAGATTGTAGTGCCGTTGAGGCGTCCCCCTGGTGGATCCCCAACTTTTGGATCCCCGACTTTTAGTGCTGGAAGTCAGTCATCCCATTGGGACAATGCAGTCCCATTGGGCACCTTGCAACCTGCTCCAAGTATGCGAGATGTTCCAAAAATCTCTCCGCTAGTTACTCACCGGGTGCATACCGAGCCACTTTCTAGCTTGGTATTTACCCAGGAATCTGTTCTTACAGCCTGTCGGGAGGGACACATCAAAATCTGGACGAGACCTGGCATAGCCGAGAGCCAGCCAAGCAACACCGAAACTTTGTTAGCTACCAGTCTCAAGGAGAAGCCTTCACTTTCTAGCAAGATCAGCAGTTCTAGCTACAAACAATAA